GGACTAGGTCCTTTAATCACATCAATTTCATCTCCTTCTTCTATCTGTTcacttttttttccaattttctgacCATTCACTCTTATTTTATTGTCAAAGAACAgtttttctattttattacgagCTATCCCCAATCCTGATTTAATAATCAAATCCACTCTTGTATTACTTATCTTGATTTGCATAGTTGTTGTTGTCTTGTCACTAGGATAAATATCTTCACTTTGTTCAGAATTTGAAGTGTCACTTGCCTTGTTAAATGTTGCTTTGAATCTTGCAGAATTTACCAAAGTGCTAGCAATAGTAACATAAATATCGTGCCTcgctttgcctggaaaaatgtTCTTTAAAACATTTAATTTCATCATTTTGATAGGTTTCGATCAAAGTTTTGAATAAAAGGTATTGTTTTTATTCGTTCCTAGCAGAGTCAACAAAGATATTACACTATAggcgttttcggaaacttaccCGGGTTCATTCGATCCCTAACCTTTGCGTTCGTTTACCTAACCCGAACATCTAACCCGTGTTCGGAAAGTACGGTGCTGCTACCTCGATCACTGACTCGGGTTGATTTTCCGTAACCCTACACAAAAGCAGGGTCGTTCGAATCGCTAGAGTCACCGCATGCGCACTGCAGTTTAGTTTTGTATCTGAAAAACGCGGGAATAAGCTTTCTACTCATATTCTCAATATTTATGGAAATAGAAGAGAATTCGGCTCAATGTGAAATGTGTAGTTTCATTAGCTAATTCCACTATAGCTgcaattttcttcttgctcctAATTACGATAAATAGATATTGATATGGATCGAACTACAAATTATAAGATATGGCAAACGCCAATGAATTCAAGCAAAGCATCAGAAAATCCAATTATTAATTGGGAACAGGAACCCAGAAAAACTGACTAGGAATAAAATCATCccatattttgttatttatttatttattcttgaaaattaCAACGCTCAAGCTAGCAGCCCCTCCCAATTCCGGTAAAATCTTGGTTATTGTTTCATTGAGGTTCTGGGGAACTGCAGATTCTAGGATGATCCAATCCCCAAGAAAACTTCCAGATCTTTACATTTCAACGATCTATTATTGACGAAACACTcaagtttttatgaatttcccAGAACTGTCTCTGGTAATATGATGTAAACAGGCTCTGTTTCGTATATAAATATTCATCCATGAAACGGAGTTCCAATAGGAATATAAAATTTCTCTGCAAGATTGCAAGAAGATTCTTACGACTTTTTCTTATAAACTCTGTGTCTGCATCAACAAAATGTGTAAagtttaaaataaatttgaatgacgtTTTGGTTATGTTATTCTCACGACTGACACTTCCAAATCCTAACCTGATAAGTTCGTGAACTTAGAACCGGGTCAGTGATCCGAGAAGATCCGTCACGTGACCTCAATGGATCAAGTTAGTAACCCTgagtaagtttccgaaaacgccttattattattatgttaaTAATACTATTAACTATTATCCTTGGTTATATAACCCCTATCTATAAACAACATAGAGTCTACTGTCTatggcacagtccatgtctatgaTTAGCAGAGACAGTTTGTCTCTGATATTAGTGTTCTCTGTGACTGAAGCTTTAACCAGCTGTCAGATAGACGTCAAAAGAAAAATGTGGAGGTGTTTCGTAcgcaaaaataacacataattagaaatattattttacgtttagttAAAATATGTACTTAGAAATATCATTTCGTTTTTATTTTGATGGTGGTGTTAGTCCTAGTGACTTTCCAGCCAACAGTGTTGAATGTGCGTCATTAATGCCAGTAATGataatgaaagtattcaatatTGTACTGTCCTGGCCTTAAATTACCTTGCGCTGGTCAGGGATGCTTgtagaattctttttacttcgaagatACTTACGAATGACAGCACTTTAAAGACACCTTACTACTCTATGGCCAAAAATCGTGATCGTCTGGTTGTGGTGGGACTCCACATTACGTGGGCAACCCAAAGTACTTACCCtgattactaatagaaaaattgacggaaggttgggagattcgaaagaaaacaacacaTTTAAACCCAAACAAGAAACGTTTATTTCGGTTTTCATTGGAGACGATTTCCAATGTCATAGCTCTAGGGCGCAGCAGAGGGGAGGAAAAAGAGCTGCGAAAAAACCTCCCCTTAGAACAGCAACAACTACATAATCTACTATACAGGTATGATTTTACGTAGCTACGGCAACAGGTTCAACTGGCGAGAGAAAATCTCATGTGAAATGCACACTTGGTGGAATCAGTTACATCTACAGCTACCAGTTCCTTAATGATGACTCTTAACCGATATTTCAGTGAGATGAGTTACGTTCAGCATACAACAGTTCTGAATCGGGTAGGGTTCAGGCGGTTGTGAGATGCAAGGGCATCCAGCCTAAAGGGTTAGAGACGCAGTTACAACGGTATCCGGCCCCATGGGTGAGAGgcgcagctgcaagggcatccggcctcagaaatcgacgcagataCAACGGTATCCGGCCTAAAGGGTTAGAGACGCAGATACAACGGTATCCGGTCTCAAGGGtgagagacgcagctgcaagggcatccggcctcagaaatcgacgcagataCAACGGTATCCGGCCTTCGGGATACTAGGAAGGGCAAAatccacaaaagttgtatgtttgtccagtaacacaaatatgaattatttcctatcttggctatcacgttcaaatatgtcctgtattgaacaactccaccagtgaagagaaaaataataataataaaagaaatggaaaaatgataattaaggGTCCTTAATGCAATTACAGTATTTACCCTGTTGGTCGTACCTAAGTAATCGAATCATTGGCTTGACTTGAGGACGGTTCAGTGACATTTACAAGTTATTATAAGATAGGCacaaaaaatatgtagaaattaaTACCATGAATATTACATAACataagcgcatccaccataaAACAAGTTTATTATAAAAACTAGCCCTCAAATTATAACTGAATTATAATTGAATTGGAAGCAAAAAGGGATAGCGTCCAAAATGGCGTCTGGCGTCCCTATGACGtgttcaaagaaagaaaaacccagaaagtacgttattatctagaataaataaaatgagtTATATTTTGTGTGAAGCACATAAAATAGAAACGGACGGAATTGGCCCTTGAGTAATTAACGAAATACTTCAACAATGAAAACTAATAAGATGCATCAAGTACTCAAAGCCGCATATTCGCAATAAAaccttcaaattaataaaacaaGAAACGGTAATAATGAAATGAGTGGTAACTTACGTATGGAATtcactgaacaaaataaagaaaaaaaaacaagctttgtcttactcaaaaattcactctAGAGAAAAACTAACAGGAAAAACCGGTTTAATTCGTTTCAAGAAAGGATGCCTTCCCTTCTTCATTAGGAATTTCTTGCCTTTTCGATCCCaagtacctacttgaaaaaGAGCGTCTTCCAGGGTTCTTAACGCTTGCGCCATCTCCCCTTTCAATTCAACAGCTAGTACAGAAAACCTTCTCTAACATTTCATTTCTTACTGGTGGTCTTTGATAAAGTCCACTAGAGGGCAGTCGTTatgtcaatattgaaaaaaaaacagtccACTACCATTGAACGAaagaactttagttcaatgtccACTACACAATTATGAACTTTCAAAGAATTTAAGTGAAATTACTCGCAttaaaaattcagaataatatatagagttcaatgacattcgtatattttaatatctttggaacgctccataaagtaagtcaagatcattgaactctatgggttcccatagagttcaatcaAAGAGTAACTCTTACTCTTTGGTTCAATGGTCAagatgggtgtgttctgtggaaCGCTTGAGCGAGATGCACCGGAGCTGTTCAGGAGCTGCTCAATCGGTCAAAAAGAAAGCAGTAGAGTTTTTATTTAGTTTTTTGACACATTGACAGAACACAATTAACAAATATATACACGGCGGAGATACACGGTATTTAGCCGTTCCTAATAGCTCGTAATACGTTCTATTTATAGTACTAATAAGTTGATAAAACAATAACTAATTGCGAATGTTAATTCCCTACACGAAAATGAAAGTTCTCATTGAATTTCGGGGACCAAAAGGATATTACCATGTTTTCCTATATTTTTGTGAACTAGCTCTTTTTGTCAATTGAAAATTGGTGAATGGTGACGAATGTGAACAAAGTGTCGGGCATTGACAAATTATGTTGAGTGTCTTATCCAATTTTTGTTAATGGATTAGTTAAAATTATAGTCAATGGATGTCAACAGTTTCAGAGTTCAGTTGGTTTACGTTTACATTCCCGTATAAAATTGTTTTATACATGGAAAAATCGCAACTTGGGTTTATTGTAAAGGTATGTTTATGTTATTGTTATGGTGTGTAAATGGATTTTCGCAAACCTAATACTAACAATTTCTCATTCACAGACGAAGCTCCTCCTGTCTGTCCTGTTGACTAATTTTTGTCTAACCAGTAATGATAACTGCGATATCCATCCTAAAAGTTATGTGACGTATCTCATCcctttgaaaattcaaaaagtaGTTGGTCTATTGAACAGTACTTAAATGATATATTTTATAGAAATTAGAGGAGTAGAGAAGCATCTAGAAAGCATTATAAGATCATATATTTTGTTAAATGTTATGTTAGAATAGTGAAATACGCCTAAGCCACAAGATTTCAAGGATATCATTATTTGGTAGTTTGGATCTTGAGCTCTGATTCATTCCCAATTGAACAGATTATCTTTTGTCTTCATTAATACTTCAGATTGACTTTTTAGGTATATTTTTGTGAATATGTTGGTATACAAAAGGTACTTATGACACATTGGCAAAAAATTATTTGTCAAAAAAGCAAAACACACTGCCTAATGAAACAAGAAGGAAAGAAACTCAAAGACTTTCTAGTAAGACTTATGTCTGTTTTCACAAAGTTCAATTGTGGAATCAAA
Above is a window of Coccinella septempunctata chromosome 5, icCocSept1.1, whole genome shotgun sequence DNA encoding:
- the LOC123314481 gene encoding mitochondrial transcription rescue factor 1; its protein translation is MMKLNVLKNIFPGKARHDIYVTIASTLVNSARFKATFNKASDTSNSEQSEDIYPSDKTTTTMQIKISNTRVDLIIKSGLGIARNKIEKLFFDNKIRVNGQKIGKKSEQIEEGDEIDVIKGPSPNNPEHLVVARVEILSMKPEEETISVKIRRSRSLLVESKYY